A region of the Echeneis naucrates chromosome 15, fEcheNa1.1, whole genome shotgun sequence genome:
gtctgtctgtctgtctttctgtgtgtgtgtctgtgtgtctgtctgtctgtctttctgtgtgtgtgtgtgtctgtctgtctttctgtgtgtgtgtctgtgtctgtctgtctgtctgtctttctgtgtgtgtgtctgtctgtctgtctgtctgtctttctgtgtgtgtgtctgtctgtctttctgtgtgtgtgtctgtctgtctttctgtgtgtgtgtgtgtctgtctgtctgtctgtctttctgtgtgtgtgtgtgtctgtctgtctgtctgtctttctgtgtgtgtgtgtgtctgtctgtctgtctgtctttctgtgtgtgtgtgtgtctgtctgtctgtctgtctgtctgtgtgtgtgtctgtctgtctgtctgtctttctgtgtgtgtgtctgtgtctgtctgtctgtctgtctttctgtgtgtgtgtctgtctgtctgtctgtctgtctgtctttctgtgtgtgtgtctatctatCAAACCGACCGCAGCCGCCGTCTGAGATAAAACCGATAAACACCGTTTAAACCAAACAgtccggtcccggtcccggtctgTCTCAGAGGATCCGGAACCCCCTTAAGGAAACTGGTTTCCATCTGAAGGCGGTTTGATGGTGAAAGATGCTGATTCAGTGAGGCCGTCAGACTGTCTGCTTTATTCTCACTTCCTGGAGgattattaatttcattattaACCTGTTGGGACTCTCATCAGATGTAAATTCAAAGGCACCTCTGTGGAGGACTGTTTATTATGAGTTGCAGATTTCCAGATAATCTGAGTGCTGAAGAAGTCTGGGTCCATCTGAGGGGACAGATCACTCCCTTTTCACCTTCAGCCCCTTTTTTCACTCGTTATTTATTCCAAAAGTGAACACAGCCCAGCTGTTCCAGctgcaggttttattttgaaatgtgagGCTGTTTAATAGCCTCAGCTGTGGCTGCTGAGGGGAGTAATGTGGGCTTAAATGAAGGTAAAGGCAGAACTCAGAGTTCTCGGAGGTAACGTGGTGACTGTTGTGGTTTCAGCCTGGGTGGATGCCGTCTGGGACTTAGAGTTCACAGAGAGGAAGCCACTGGATGATGCCGTAGAAGAAGAACTGATGGCCAGAGGAGACAAGGCCTTCAGAAAACTGTACCACAGTTTACTGACTCATGCTGCTGAACACCAGCAGCAGTCTGCAGCCACAGGTGGAGCATCACAGGTAAACTGATCTGCCCTAGACTCCTCATTTACAGTTCAGACAGTTTACTGTCTTTTTACTTGACTGAAAATATGTGCCACACAAACATCCTGTGATTGTTAACTCACTATGTTACAGTGTCAGACTTATGTTTTCACAAATCTGATTTAACATAAAGACAAGATGAGCATTCCTAAGATATGTTAGTGTGTCCTTATTTAATTCTGTCCCTGTGtttaaaaagacataaaacaaaactgcatttaaGATCTTAAAATATgcataaataatgataattaacaATTagatttaaatcaaaattattGTCTCTGAAACTATTATTTTAAGCCTGAAGGCTGATGAATCCAAGCTCATCTTGGTAAGGGTATgcttatgtatttatttatagatgcagacaaataaataaaaagaaaagatttaacGAAAAGATTTAACAATGTACAGTAATCCACTGTAACTGTTGGTGCAGGTAGGAAGTCTATTTGCTACGATGACGggtgtctttgttttcctctccagcAGTACTGAATGCTGATTGTGTCCCATGTTGCATTGCAGAGCATCTGGGCTATCCTTGGGGAGAACCGGGTGTCGGTTAAGTCTCTGGTGGCCgtgctgtctttctttgtccTGACAGGAAAATCCAAATCAGCCAATGTCCAGCAGAGAGTGAGCGCCCTGCACGCTGCCTCCgtctacctgctgctgctggggatCCCAGGTGAGACAGAACAAACCACCGCTCATCTCTCCACTTTAGCTTCAACCTGTGTGTGAATAATTGTATTTTATGTCTACATTTGATTGATGGATAATAATTTGAACTGACATACATTTAAAATTGTTAGGGTACAtctttgaagtgtgtgtgtgtgttgctttcagGCAGCATTGCCAACAAGGTTTTCCATGAGGTTTTGTTGGACACATGCTCAAACTTGACGTCTCACTGCTGGCCTCAGGACTCTGGCAAGAAGCGCAAGAAGGACGTTGTGAAGTGCTCTCAAGCTGAGGGCAAACGATCCAAACCAACACGGAAAGGCACTGCAGAAGTATGACCCCGTGTCAGACACATTGGCGTATTATTAGCACCATTTTGTCCTGAGATGATGGTTCCAGTTGTTGTATCCTCAGATGGATGTGGTTGAggcagatgaagaggaggaggatgaagaggagctTCATTTCTCTGGTCAGGACCTGGAGAAGATCAGAGCTGCTGTGGCTCTCCTGGTCCAAAGCCTCCTCAGACTCCTGCAAACATTTCCGCTCAGAGACAGACCTCAGAGTACCAGCAGCTGCACAGAGGTTATGCTGAGTCCACCTTGATGCCTGCTGTGTGTTCTTATGAGCTGctaatttctgtgttttcacctACAGATCTTCTGcaagctgctttattttgaacCGGTTGTAGGAGAGCTGACCTTTGCTGCTGAGCAGTGAGTTTCTGAagtcttcctctgttttgttaaaaaatgtgTCCTGGACATGAAAGAGGAAACTTGTCTTTATTTCTGCGCAGAGACATTGCCAAATTGAGGAGTGTTCCTGAAATGGCTTTTTATGGcctgcagctgctctgctcaCCAAAACATGGAGATCAGAGAGAGGTAAGACTGAGGTGGTTGATTGTCATGGAAACCTATTTTTACAAATACCATGTTCATGTTACAGAGGTTAAAAACATATTCTTGATGCAGACTTAACAATGCTGTATCATCGTTGGACAGTTAGTCCCTGCAGACACTGATGCTTCAGGTGGTCCAGTCGTGTTAcactcttctcttctttctctatAGTGTGACTTCACCaagatgatgaaaaaagaaatgtatcaTTATCATCTGATTCTGGTGTGGTCAGTGTTATCAATTaatgtcagagcagagagacgTTTCTAATGAACACTGATGTGTATGATGCTCAGTCCCTGCGAAAGGTTTTCCATCGACTCCTGTACGTGATCCTGATGATGAATAAAGCCAACAGGGGGAGGCCGACCCTCCTAATGCCCAGCCAGGCCGTCCTCTCCATTCGCAACCAGGCCATCAACTTTATTTGGTAAGGAACTTGGGTTTAATCATGTTGAGCCAACCGGGAGAAAGACTTTGACAGCGTAGTATTATAATCATGTTCAGATTATAACCAGGTCAGTAGTTTTAACTAGTCTGTCAGTTTTTTAACATGTTGGTCACTACTTAACTACCTGGGCTGTCTTTACAGTCACACTGTGACAGAGCTGAAGGAACTGGCTCTGCCTTTGCTGCATGTCCTTCTGCAGCACATCTGCTTCCAGGTGAGTTCTCCAGCAGCGACGCACTTCCTGTGGAGACCGTTTGCTGTTATATGGTTGTGCTTTAATGTTACTGTTTTTGATGCGTAGATGGTGGAGAAGAGCGAGTATCGCAGTCACGGTGCTCGGGCTGTGGGGATGCTGACGTCTCAGATGACAAGCACTGACTATGCCCGCTTCTTAAAGTGGCTGTACAGCTTCTCTAGACACTCGAAGGTAAAAAGTCCCAGCAGGGTTTGATAATTGTATTTGACATTTTACTTGACCTCCTGCCTTATCTTGGtatctttgattaaaaaaatataaatacttgTGAGCCGGGACAAGCTAATAACAGTGGACAACAATGCTACTTTACCTAAGTGTCatcttttgttattgtttagtTTGAGAGACTCGTAGATGCAGAAAGTCCAGACTGTTTTTAATTGGCTGTGAGGCCTTTTTGTTCTGATCAACATGTGACTGTTTGGTTCCTGTAGACAGCTGTGTTCATGAGTATAAAGATATCTTTTGGCACTGTGGCTCCTATAGATGGTGTGTCGGCTCTTCTCAGTGGATGTGGTGATGGTTCTGCtggaacaggaggagaggaagccCGAGGACTGTCAGGACCTAGAGCTCGCTGTCTTCCTGCCCCACAAGTTCCTGATCCAGAGCCTGCTGTTCGCTCGGCGGATGGATGAATCTCCGACTGTCCAAGGCCACGCCCTCGCCTCTCTAGCTCAGTGTCTGGAGCTGTCAGCCCTCAATGTCACTCGGGCTGTCCACAACCTCTTCTCTACCAGTGAGAGAACACATGCCACACTGTTTTAGATTTTAAAGGCTGCAGTTTACAATGCAAACTGCAAAATTTCTAACCAACCTGTTCTGTACTGTTGTTCAGCTGGAACCTCCACAGTGTTAGTGAATGAGATCACAGAAGGTAGGAAACATCATTACTATCTTAATTGACGACCACATGGTTGTTGCAGAAAcaggggcttttttttttttttaacaaatcaaataacAAAATAGTCATTGGCAGCTTCGTTTCTTGACCTGTTTGACTTCAGCCTGTtagtttggatgtttttctaaaacacagaaactttGAGAATAAGACTCtaattttttcatgaaatacTTTATTAGGGACTGTTTCAGATAGTCTTGGCTTCCAGCAGACTCAGAAAACCTACCGCACTCTGCCCTTCAGGACTGTGGAGATTAGCCACTCAGACAGTTTCATCTGTGAGGGTGAGATGAAGCTCAATCACGTGAATTTATTATGTTGTGTAGGTACGgttcaaacagaaactgattcAAACTCATGTGTTGTGTatgcagcaaaagaaaatgtgtctcTGCTCCTACGGCGCGTTAAAGACTCTAAGACCAACATCAGGAAGTCGGCTCTGCAGGTACCTGAAGCAGAGCATCCGAACAGTCACCTGTACATGTGTCCCCCAGCTGACCTTCAACCTCTGCACTGCTCTGATTCCACAGGCCCTGGTGGGTCTCCTGAAGCACAATGTGATCCCCGTGAGCTGGGAGAACCTGGCTGTTGTGTCGGAGCGCTGCAGAGACCAGGCCGTGTCTGTGAAGAAGAAGGCGCTTCAGTGCATGGGAGATCTGCTGGCTGTGAGTCCAACCGGCAGCTCTGAGACACAACAGACTGTCGATCAAACTTTTCCTGTCCAACTGGACCCAGGGTTGGAACCAGAACTCACTGGAAGGCTTAGGGTTCGACCATCTGATCCAGGTCCGCAAAGTTCTGAGTTCTGACTCAATGTGTTTCCTGTGACCCTCAGACCAAACCAGACTCCCCTGTCGTACAGAAGGCCTGGCTCCAAGGTGTGGTCCCAGCTGTGGTGGACTCTGAGAACTCAGTGCAGGACAAGGCACTGGAGGCTCTGGACCAGGTCCTGCTCAGGCATGTCAAGATGTATTCTGCTAGCCACCACCTGGATGCCAGTCAGAGGCTGACCTGGGAGCTGCTGGGCCTGCTCTGTCATGACTGCCAGAACCTCAGGTTGGACTAAAGACATTCAGTCCAGCTTGAATCCTTCTGTCATTTCCGGCTGATCTTAATGAGCTTCAAGCTCACCTGGAGTCACCTGGTGCTAAccttgtttctcttctgtgtctgCAGCCAATATTTCAGCAGAGCTTTCACCATCTGGTCAAAACAGAACAAGTTCACCTTGTCGTTCATCACAAACCTGATCTCTCACACCGAGGCCGACCACGCTGCCGGGGCCTGGCTGCTCCTCTCCAAGGTCGTCACTTCGTCTCCCAGACTGCCTTATGGCAAGATCCTGGACGCCTGGGACAGGATGGTCAGGTGAAGGACACATAGTCTATTTACAGTTATCATTCAGCGAGAGCCCAGTGTTGTCCACATTCTggttattgatttgttttgctcTCAGCTCGAAGGACGTGAGTGTGACGACCTGCTGTCACATTATGAGTGTGATTGGTGATATCGCTGCACATTTGAATGAAGACAGCAAAAGCATGATCATTGGTTAGTGACTCTGAGGTGATGGAGTCTTTATTTCTGTAGCTCCAGTTTGAGTTCAGTCATGAGCCTGGACCGACTGGGTCTGAACAGAGAGGGATGGGGTGGATCACATTTAGTAAGAGGAATTACCTGGTTACTGTGATGCCTAAATAAAtattcttctctctctccagttgATCTGATGTCTTGGCTGAAGAGTTTTACTTTGTCTCTGGAGCTGATCAGTGCTGCTGTGGAGACTCTCTATCTGCTCGGCTGCAGTGAAGACATCAAACAGACGCAGGTTGGCGATCTTCTCACTGAGTACTAGAGTTTCATGATTAGAAAAGTCAGAAATCAACATGTAAAACCTCTTAAGTGCCTGATGGTGTTTAGATTATTGATAATTCTTATATCTTTACCGTTTAAAATTTTCTCAAACTTTGAAATACCCAGCCTtaaactgctctttttttcaggCCTTCCTGAACCAGCACTGTGGAGAactggtgtcagtgtgtgaggcTTATTTAGCTTCCATCATCCTGAATGAGAAGGGAGCTGAGAATCTCAACGAGGATCTGATGGTTAgatcttttcttctctccaaACATTTAGTTCACTGTGCAGACTGCAAGTTTCAggtttttctatttctgttctgttgacAGACCTGCACCATCATTTATCCCTGTTGATACAAACTTCAATGTTCTCTCTTCTAGATAAAACACCTCCACACTCTGGGTGTGGCGTCTCTCCACTGTCCTGCTAAGGTTGGCAAAAGGACAGTGTTGCTGGTGGAATCTGTCCTCACGACACACTCTGACAAACTGGCAGGTACGGAGCATCCCATTGGTCTGACAGCTCCtcaatgaacaacaacaatatcaagTTTCTCTAGATGTTTATGAAATCAAAAAAACTAAGATTTATTATTCAGAGTCTCTGTGGTCACTGTGACAGTTTGAGAAACATTTAACAGGAGTTTTGACTAATTTACTGTTGTCTGATTGATTAGGGCTTATTTTAACTTTGTATCTAAAATGTTTGTAATCGTTTAAAAATTGTAATTTACTGAAGTAGCACGACTGTTTTCTGTGTTGGCTGTTGACAGGTTGTCAGGATGAGCTTCCTGCCTCGCTGCCTCTCTCCCAGTTCAAGTCAAACTCTCTCCCGACCAGAGTCAGAGCGAACGGGGTCATCACTTTAGGTAAGCCATTTTCCCTGCTTGCTTCTCTGTTTGTCATGTCTGAGAAAGGACACGTCACATTTCTTCTCTTgacatctgtctgtttcaggtAAACTGTGTCTGCAGCACGAGGACCTGGTCCAGAAATACCTTCCTGTGTTTGCAAGAGAGCTGGAGGTCGGCACAGAGGTCGCTGTGCGAAACAACGTGGTGGTGATCATGTGTGATCTGTGTGTTCGGTACACCAACATCGTGGATCACTACATCCCCAACATCTCTGCCTGCCTGCGAGACGACAAGCCCATCATCAGGGAGCAGACTCTCATCATGCTGgtcaacctgctgcaggtgggaCTGGTGAAGGGCAGCTGTTCAAATCTAAGTCCCCTTCTGTCTCAGTTATCAACCAGGTTCTTCCTTTATTTTAGATTGAATTGactaaaagcaacaaaagcagTGAATTACAGGAATTTAAACCTAAAGGTAGAATACTGTGTGGAATCACTTAATTTTAGGGTTACAGTCAGGGATTGACCTTGTACTCATAGTTTGTAACATCTCTATCGTCacctttgctctctttttccaggAGGAATTTGTGAAATGGAAAGGTTCCCTCTTCTTTCGCTTCATGGTGACGCTGGTCGACCCGGTTCCTGCCATCGCCAGGTAAATTAAACTGTATGATTTGACAATCTGAATAACTGGTGGTCAGTATCCAGGATGAATTCTGCCTGTGACTAGGAGTTGGTGCAAAAAGGAACTGGACTGATAAGTTCTTTTCTTAGTTTTAGTCAGAACCACACAATGTCTCTTTATCTGCTGTGCTTTTGAGATTCCAAAATGCAGATTTAGAGGTATGGATCGGGATTTGCTCCCCATGTGTATTTATTCTGGATAAATGTATTTTACCTACTGTATGACTCGgttctgtgttttcagctgacacaaacaaacaaacaaaatccacCTTGATACCCAACCTAAGTTATTCCTGTTCCTCTCCTAGTCTGTGTGAATACTGCctggtccacctgctgctgaagaagaacCCTGAGATGTTCAGCCAGCATTTCATCGAGTGCATCTTCCACTTCAACTCCTACAGCAACCACAAGTCCTACAACAAGTTCCCTCAGACTGAGCAGTAGGAAGCGGCGCCTCACTGTAACAGGAAATTCTTTCATGTTATGACTTGTTAATTCAGCTGTTTTTCCTCCCCCTGTGCAGTGAAAAGGTCAGATTCTCTCTGAAAGGAGCTCAGAATCGGGAGAAGCGTTTCCGAATATACCGCTTCCTTTTGGAGAACTTCACAGACACCCAGCGCTTCAACACCACCAACAAGATCAACCAGACCATCTTAGGTGAGTATGTTGGAGTTGAATTAAGACTAACACTGACCTGTGTTGGAAGTTTGGGGACACATGTCTTGGTAGAAGCCCCACTGTGACTAGTGTAAACCCTTTAGAGCCATAGtatagtttttctgtttttcacgtttttgttttttaagatgtTAAACATGAAATTTCtcattttccattaaaaaacactgtaaaccataaaaaccaaagaaactttctatctttatctgaccATGAATTTAATGACTG
Encoded here:
- the ncapd3 gene encoding condensin-2 complex subunit D3 isoform X1, yielding MEFLSALQLLKIHEVPDAWVDAVWDLEFTERKPLDDAVEEELMARGDKAFRKLYHSLLTHAAEHQQQSAATGGASQSIWAILGENRVSVKSLVAVLSFFVLTGKSKSANVQQRVSALHAASVYLLLLGIPGSIANKVFHEVLLDTCSNLTSHCWPQDSGKKRKKDVVKCSQAEGKRSKPTRKGTAEMDVVEADEEEEDEEELHFSGQDLEKIRAAVALLVQSLLRLLQTFPLRDRPQSTSSCTEIFCKLLYFEPVVGELTFAAEQDIAKLRSVPEMAFYGLQLLCSPKHGDQRESLRKVFHRLLYVILMMNKANRGRPTLLMPSQAVLSIRNQAINFICHTVTELKELALPLLHVLLQHICFQMVEKSEYRSHGARAVGMLTSQMTSTDYARFLKWLYSFSRHSKMVCRLFSVDVVMVLLEQEERKPEDCQDLELAVFLPHKFLIQSLLFARRMDESPTVQGHALASLAQCLELSALNVTRAVHNLFSTTGTSTVLVNEITEGTVSDSLGFQQTQKTYRTLPFRTVEISHSDSFICEAKENVSLLLRRVKDSKTNIRKSALQALVGLLKHNVIPVSWENLAVVSERCRDQAVSVKKKALQCMGDLLATKPDSPVVQKAWLQGVVPAVVDSENSVQDKALEALDQVLLRHVKMYSASHHLDASQRLTWELLGLLCHDCQNLSQYFSRAFTIWSKQNKFTLSFITNLISHTEADHAAGAWLLLSKVVTSSPRLPYGKILDAWDRMVSSKDVSVTTCCHIMSVIGDIAAHLNEDSKSMIIVDLMSWLKSFTLSLELISAAVETLYLLGCSEDIKQTQAFLNQHCGELVSVCEAYLASIILNEKGAENLNEDLMIKHLHTLGVASLHCPAKVGKRTVLLVESVLTTHSDKLAGCQDELPASLPLSQFKSNSLPTRVRANGVITLGKLCLQHEDLVQKYLPVFARELEVGTEVAVRNNVVVIMCDLCVRYTNIVDHYIPNISACLRDDKPIIREQTLIMLVNLLQEEFVKWKGSLFFRFMVTLVDPVPAIASLCEYCLVHLLLKKNPEMFSQHFIECIFHFNSYSNHKSYNKFPQTEHEKVRFSLKGAQNREKRFRIYRFLLENFTDTQRFNTTNKINQTILACFADEELPLDTDGAEILSETFNILSLKEMKLQAMSAPADTPAGEEPEEDNMATMAKAVLQAAQKKVVSQVQKKVFIENTVPLIISLKNLLERKHSPVLRDLTAYLQVTMQEYRTEVKEFFSGDEQLAAEVEFALKTAEKEKEMMEQMENCTLKGDPKPPPAQGSVQGSPVRSRPFLPFVFATPQPTCPNRPNQLFFTDRRASRSKSEYQVQSKSVTLEGTVMTKGAINTRAISTPKGVNINLTFNEGVSAIFSDQGTSLGGETSILHVQANRQEASHLRQWNVQSPLRQKKSSKSDI
- the ncapd3 gene encoding condensin-2 complex subunit D3 isoform X2; translation: MEFLSALQLLKIHEVPDAWVDAVWDLEFTERKPLDDAVEEELMARGDKAFRKLYHSLLTHAAEHQQQSAATGGASQSIWAILGENRVSVKSLVAVLSFFVLTGKSKSANVQQRVSALHAASVYLLLLGIPGSIANKVFHEVLLDTCSNLTSHCWPQDSGKKRKKDVVKCSQAEGKRSKPTRKGTAEMDVVEADEEEEDEEELHFSGQDLEKIRAAVALLVQSLLRLLQTFPLRDRPQSTSSCTEIFCKLLYFEPVVGELTFAAEQDIAKLRSVPEMAFYGLQLLCSPKHGDQRESLRKVFHRLLYVILMMNKANRGRPTLLMPSQAVLSIRNQAINFICHTVTELKELALPLLHVLLQHICFQMVEKSEYRSHGARAVGMLTSQMTSTDYARFLKWLYSFSRHSKMVCRLFSVDVVMVLLEQEERKPEDCQDLELAVFLPHKFLIQSLLFARRMDESPTVQGHALASLAQCLELSALNVTRAVHNLFSTTGTSTVLVNEITEDSLGFQQTQKTYRTLPFRTVEISHSDSFICEAKENVSLLLRRVKDSKTNIRKSALQALVGLLKHNVIPVSWENLAVVSERCRDQAVSVKKKALQCMGDLLATKPDSPVVQKAWLQGVVPAVVDSENSVQDKALEALDQVLLRHVKMYSASHHLDASQRLTWELLGLLCHDCQNLSQYFSRAFTIWSKQNKFTLSFITNLISHTEADHAAGAWLLLSKVVTSSPRLPYGKILDAWDRMVSSKDVSVTTCCHIMSVIGDIAAHLNEDSKSMIIVDLMSWLKSFTLSLELISAAVETLYLLGCSEDIKQTQAFLNQHCGELVSVCEAYLASIILNEKGAENLNEDLMIKHLHTLGVASLHCPAKVGKRTVLLVESVLTTHSDKLAGCQDELPASLPLSQFKSNSLPTRVRANGVITLGKLCLQHEDLVQKYLPVFARELEVGTEVAVRNNVVVIMCDLCVRYTNIVDHYIPNISACLRDDKPIIREQTLIMLVNLLQEEFVKWKGSLFFRFMVTLVDPVPAIASLCEYCLVHLLLKKNPEMFSQHFIECIFHFNSYSNHKSYNKFPQTEHEKVRFSLKGAQNREKRFRIYRFLLENFTDTQRFNTTNKINQTILACFADEELPLDTDGAEILSETFNILSLKEMKLQAMSAPADTPAGEEPEEDNMATMAKAVLQAAQKKVVSQVQKKVFIENTVPLIISLKNLLERKHSPVLRDLTAYLQVTMQEYRTEVKEFFSGDEQLAAEVEFALKTAEKEKEMMEQMENCTLKGDPKPPPAQGSVQGSPVRSRPFLPFVFATPQPTCPNRPNQLFFTDRRASRSKSEYQVQSKSVTLEGTVMTKGAINTRAISTPKGVNINLTFNEGVSAIFSDQGTSLGGETSILHVQANRQEASHLRQWNVQSPLRQKKSSKSDI